In one Polyangia bacterium genomic region, the following are encoded:
- a CDS encoding DUF1592 domain-containing protein → GIGCTGSVGSGPGTSSPPPGGGGNPGMVGGGSGGSNSGMTMMPSASGDQPVAHMHRLTSSQFANSLSDLLGAGVPIGALDPDQPTDGFVAIGSSAIVSSASGVVLYEGAADAAAAWLFADPTRATAALACVPKTATDTACASQAIAALGLRAYRRPMSTDETNRLVTLATTLAGQPGGTMTIGMQYAVSAILQSPNFLYRVELGAPSAPDGGRLKYNSYEMASRLASTLWNTVPDSMLLDAAGKDSLSSTDGVAGQAKRMLADPRAHLGLAAFVDDLYALHYLHDAQPDPTLFPTFTPTLRTAMQTELEMRVEDMVLNTHGDFLSLFDSKTTFVNDELAKHYGLPTAGNTDFRKVDFPADSPRAGILGSGAILAGLALPERTAPTRRGKFIRETLLCQTIPPPPSNVVPVLPPPTDPTETMRNRLSEHRVAASCAACHSLIDPLGFGLENFDAVGKYRTLENGHPVDATGNLDGATFDGLAQMGTVLRNAAVSGPCFVSKVYMNAQSRDAVERDATILDKLATDFAAGGNKADQLLLSLVSSEPFRFVEPTKP, encoded by the coding sequence GGGCATTGGTTGTACCGGTTCGGTTGGCAGCGGACCAGGCACGTCGTCCCCGCCGCCGGGGGGCGGGGGCAACCCCGGCATGGTCGGCGGCGGCAGCGGCGGCTCCAACTCCGGGATGACGATGATGCCGTCGGCCAGCGGTGATCAGCCGGTGGCGCACATGCATCGACTGACGTCGTCGCAGTTCGCCAACAGTCTGAGCGATCTGCTGGGGGCGGGCGTCCCGATCGGCGCGCTGGATCCCGATCAGCCGACCGATGGCTTCGTGGCGATCGGCTCGTCGGCGATCGTCTCTTCGGCGTCGGGTGTGGTGCTTTACGAAGGGGCTGCCGACGCGGCCGCCGCCTGGTTGTTCGCCGATCCCACGCGCGCGACGGCGGCGCTGGCTTGTGTGCCGAAGACGGCGACGGACACGGCTTGCGCCTCCCAGGCGATCGCGGCGCTGGGCCTGCGCGCGTACCGTCGGCCGATGAGCACCGACGAGACCAATCGCCTGGTCACGCTGGCGACGACGCTGGCCGGTCAGCCCGGCGGCACGATGACCATCGGGATGCAGTACGCGGTGAGCGCGATCCTGCAGTCGCCGAACTTCCTTTACCGGGTGGAGCTGGGCGCTCCCAGCGCCCCTGACGGCGGCCGCCTCAAATACAACAGCTACGAGATGGCGTCGCGGCTGGCGTCGACGCTGTGGAACACGGTGCCCGACAGCATGCTGCTGGACGCCGCGGGCAAGGACAGTCTCTCCTCCACCGACGGCGTGGCCGGGCAGGCCAAACGAATGCTGGCCGATCCGCGCGCGCACCTGGGGCTGGCGGCGTTCGTCGACGATCTGTACGCGCTGCACTACCTGCACGACGCGCAGCCCGACCCGACGTTGTTCCCCACGTTCACGCCGACGCTGCGGACGGCGATGCAAACCGAGCTCGAGATGCGCGTTGAGGACATGGTGCTGAACACGCACGGCGACTTCCTGTCGCTGTTCGACAGCAAGACCACGTTCGTCAATGACGAGCTGGCCAAGCACTATGGCCTGCCCACCGCCGGCAACACCGACTTCCGCAAGGTGGACTTCCCGGCGGATTCGCCACGCGCCGGAATTCTGGGCAGCGGCGCCATCCTGGCCGGGCTGGCGCTGCCGGAACGGACGGCGCCCACCCGCCGCGGCAAGTTCATCCGCGAGACGCTGCTGTGCCAGACCATCCCGCCGCCGCCCAGCAACGTCGTCCCCGTGCTGCCGCCGCCCACCGATCCAACAGAGACGATGCGCAATCGCCTGAGCGAGCACCGGGTCGCTGCCAGCTGCGCCGCCTGTCACTCGCTGATCGATCCGCTGGGCTTTGGCCTGGAGAACTTCGACGCCGTCGGCAAGTACCGGACGCTGGAGAACGGTCACCCGGTCGACGCCACCGGCAATCTGGATGGGGCGACGTTCGACGGGTTGGCGCAGATGGGGACCGTGCTGCGGAACGCGGCCGTCAGTGGTCCGTGCTTCGTCAGCAAGGTGTACATGAACGCGCAGAGCCGCGATGCCGTCGAGCGCGATGCCACCATCCTCGACAAGCTGGCGACAGACTTTGCCGCCGGCGGCAACAAGGCCGACCAGCTCTTGTTGAGCCTGGTTTCCAGCGAGCCGTTCCGATTCGTCGAACCCACCAAGCCGTAA